The nucleotide sequence ATaaagagacagcactgtaattcaaattcaaagatgcttaacccattccttaccatggtattatacatcatacgcaaattgagtgattttagattatttattcctgggtaatttttatccaaattgctgtcgggaatgggtttttagtaactttaattagtcaattacttgggaaaaatagtccgacagagatgaaaatacattctgttattgttttcttgcttcaatgaaggtcatgcaaaatcaTTCAATCATTTGCCTTAATATTGGAATACCAAACGAATGAATCACAAATGCCATAGGCTAACAGGTTTACCTTTGATTTCAGCATGCCTTCCAGCGCCTCTCGCGGAAATTACAGTgaagtagaaattttttttgaaagccaTGTGAGAGAAAAATACCGCGAGGACAGGATGAGTGACCAGGAAGATTCTGGAGCAGCCGGCGGCAGTTCAAGTGTGGAAATCCAAAGGAAGGATCGCCTCAGAGTGCTCTGTATTCACGGTTACCGGCAAAATGAATTCAGTTTCCGCAGCAAAATCGGATCATTCCGGAAGTATGTGGACAAATATGCTGAGTTTGTCTTCATCTCAGCCCCGCATCAGGCTCCTCCGTTTCCGGGCGAGGAGGACAAGGGTTTGAAtggtaatttaaataaattctcacAATTTACGAGActcttaaatgaaatatttctctaCAGAAAACCAGAAAAGTTGGTGGTTCAACAAACCCGATGGACATTTCCGGGGGATCTACAAAGGAGGCCCCGTTGTGGGCTTTGAGGAGAGTTTACGACTAGTGGAGGAGACATGGGAGAAACAAGGACCTTTCCAGGGCCTTCTGGGTTTCTCCCAAGGAGGCTGTTTTGTTGGACTACTGAGTCATTTAGCTGAACGTGGGATGATCACAAGGCTGAAGCCAGAATTTGTGGTTATAGCTTCGGGATTTCGTTCCCTCAGCCTAGCCCACCTCAATTACTACGAGAATACCGTGAAAATTCCTTCGCTGCATATCTACGGAGAAAATGACGACATCATTCCTACGGAAATGAGTGAAACTCTAGCTTCAGGATTTGAAAATAAGGCTGTAGTTACTCACAGTGGAGGCCACTACTTCCCTGCCACAGCTGCTCAGAAATCTGCCTACGTGGAATTCTTCCGGGATCGCCTGCAGGAGCACCTGGAAGCTGCTGAACTTCAGAATAACTGATTATCTCTCCTTTCTCTCAAGATTTATTAATCACTAATTctcatattctttttattttacaaattacataaattattCCACattcgttatttttttcttttcctttatcGTCTCagtgaattgtttttttttttaattataaaagaattgtacattcaaagaaattttaatttcttgttaaataaaaatgaaagagaatgaTTATCCgtagaataattttttgttttatttttttgaaagggaCGACAAATCCTGGGAAAGCGATTGTTGTAGAGGGTTGTCTTAAGAATCATAGAACTTTACATCGTACTGAGTATTTAGGCATATTCTTATGTAAATTTAAAGATAAATTGTTTTACTTTTCCATAAGATTTACATTCTATTTGAGAACAACAGCACCAACTTTTTGTGCATCATtctctattaatttttttgtaggtTATTCAGAAATTTCAGGTTATGTTGaacctaaccttaaaaatttggggccttttaaaatttatttaaaaaaaaaacaaacttttataAGAACCtgcaattttatcttttttggttttattatgattctctttttttaaattattttataaattgaggttatgtgtaatctaacctcaaaaagatCCAGCAGATTTTCGATCCAGGAATATAACAGTATAAAGACGAAAATACTGAACCtgtcttgattttcacaattttactttttagaaCTTTTCGAGGATGAATGGCCTTCTTCATCAGGGAATCGAATATGGCAGCAGAGAAAATCAGGAGAGGTTCCAGTGTCTCGGTCCATCTCTTGCCTTAAAAGATATATCTCAGGCCAAGGCGTTAATTTTCCGAGCAATACAATTTGATTAATGTAGCTAATTTTCTTTTCACAGtgctgaaattttgttttttttttgtaatatgaggttatgttgaacataacctcaaagagaGCGCATCGATTTTTTTATGTGAGTAAACTGGAAAACATTCTTAGCACTGGATCTCATATTTTAATTAGAatgtattcatttttttttttaaaaagataaaGACTTGAATAGTTAGAATcagaaaacttttcaaaaaactCGAAAACAAGACTATGTAAAAAGGAACATGAATTatattacaatttattcttttttttgtttctcagaTGATTTAAgtttgtgaaaataaatttgcaaCATTTTGAAGTGTTCTTGCTTTTGAAAACCGTTTTGGAGGTTATGTTCAAAATAACCTTACAATTCTAATCaacttcccagcgagcacagtcaGCTAAATAAAGTAGGATTTTTAGCATATCTTTGCTCAATCGATgaacaaaaatatgctgatcGGTCAGCAGTCTTGAACAAAAATTGCTAGGCACTGTTTCGCaagtgtcgttttaaggttagcagaattcagctgaaaatacctAAGCGTTTAGCTGAATAGAAATCGGTCAGTATTTGATGCTCGCTGGGTTATTAGTAAAATAAGAGAATcagaaaaccgaaaaaatattttattccattATTCTCCAATTTTAAACGTCGCTTCATATTTGAAATCGTATtaaatcataacctcaaaatatttttgaagattagaactttaactttttcgagtttgttatattttttaagcaaaaaattatcctgaaattattaattttaatcaaatcgtgagaaattcactttaaaagttaatatttttgtttctatttctaaaatatttcccgattttgaggttagacacaacataacctcatataTGAAGCGGAAACTTTTGGAATAGtagaaaatggataaaattattatgatttGTAGTCGTGTACTGAATGTATCAAACACTCCAGCAAATTCAGAATAATTTCCAAGATGTCTTGTATTTTAAAACTTAATaatcttttcatttattttctgtcGTTATTTAATTACGttttaaaaatcactttaaTTGGTTTCCTTTATATGGCATTTTAgatgattttatatttttcttaatagaAGTTCATTTATGAGATGACCGCAAAgttagaattgaatttttaaggttatgacTACCATAACCTAAAACTTCAACTAATTTATAGGTTAGGAGAATCCCATTAATTTACctattccattaaaaaaaaacgaaaattatttttttgtgactatttataaatatttttgcccAAAGTTTGCATTAAGTTCATCATAACCTtactttctaaaataaaaaaataacctaaaatttaaaaaaaagtgagaatgACCACAATAATTTAGCTTATtgaaatgcaaaaatataaagGCTAAATGATCTTTTTCGCGGATGAGGATCCTCCCCCAGgattgcaaagaaaaaattattatatctcGCTAAAAGCAAGCACATTCAGAAGGtagaaaagaaatattctttgatgcttttatttatttatttatctatcaagttttttttgtgaaaaagacaAGAATCGAGATAATTTTATTTCCTCTATAGTGATTCCACTTAGAATGAAGGtacttttcaacaaaaaaagaaagataaagGACAATCTTCTaaaaaatgtgttaattttattaaaaaaaaagatagtgcAAAATAACCCCCAACATTTatggagacatttttttgtttttaataaattcctcATTGAATtggtaaagagaaaaaaacattattttttttttacctcacCTGCTGGAGCTtattcaaaaggaaaaaaaaacatatttataatttacagcattcttcttttttttcacttgtGAGCTCCTCTGTATCTCTTTTGGGGGCGCTTCATATAAAACAAGAAAAGGCAATTAAGCAACTTGCTCCTGTCCATTGGCAGCCTCTTGATTTTTCATCACGTCCGGAAGGTCTGGCGGTGATGAATATGGTGTTATTTCCAGCGCTTCAAATTCACCCGTTTCTGTCCGAATTGCGAGACCCAGTTGTGCTGGAGCCTGAGCCTTAGCCGTAACAATTGAGATACCATAGTCTTGCAATGGCTTATCATCCTCCATGACTGTGTTGTCTTTATTGTAAAGCTGCTGATCTCGAGGCCGAATCTTGAGAATCCCTACAAGCCCAACAATTTGACAATTACAACTTAGTCAAAGCTCAATTGTCCCCAGAAATCAATTGCTTATTCAGAAAAATTCTATAATCTATTTTAAAGGTTATTTTgaaatgtaaggttatgttgGCTCTAACCTATAAAACCatatcaattttctttaaattttgttaaatcgaactccacggagagagcattattccctcgattttttcactccccccccccccggaggccacttttttcaacaatcttcacgtttcagatgatttctgagaaatgttgtcacgctgtttgtctgtctgtctgtccgGCTGCCAcaagctctagaggccaaacggttagagatagcgacttgggaccttcgagggaccccccatagatcgacccaaggatcgttaacatgtccctcatttccTCCAACCCTCGCCTTCCCTTCCAAAATCacgtttttttgggattgttgaAAAACGCGTCGAGCGATTTTATTCattataacggtttttcaaggtcaaaagttaaaaaaaaactcaggaCAGAGGTGAATaataaccgtttgaaaccgaaaaaacgtcaaatgaaaatggTACAGGGTACAGTCTAGTTCCTCAAATTtagaactcctcaaatttggaCGACGATTatgttcaaaatgtaaaatttgaggttatgtgaagaaatttTTTCGTGGAGttccatttttctctggtatttcctcaatattatcgtattatattaacttccgcaacaaattccatttatttaacaatacagtagactctctttcaATTGGACATTTGGGGCAACATGTCAtacggtttatcgatagatttaggcgtcaaagcctttgtaaattccacaaaaagcgctcaattataaaaaaaacacgataaaataggaagaactacagcgaatttgagcaaattagcttcataattgaaCGTAAAAGtagtcaacaaaatttttcgctcgattgaaaaagagcccattgagcgagagtctactgtaaattgcattgatatattctctaaagttatttatcttaattttagggaaagtgaatttcagatgaattccgttatgtttttgtaaatattgttcaaatttgaggagtgagaaatgtcatctataccccccaaatgttcaaatttgaggaactctactgtacgtcAATTGCATCAAAACGGTGCCTggtcaaatttattttgacgtttattcggtttcaaacggttcttgctcactcttgctctagagagcgcactTATCAGCCGAATTGGGCATATTTGAGCTCCTTGGAAagttcttggaatttccgacagaACTGAATGTATTCCAGTCGGTTTTAAAGCGGTAATGAACAGGTTCAtaaccaataaataatttttattcgaattcTAATAAAGATTAATTCATTTcattccaattaaaaaatttaaaaaaaatcgtatttacgCAGACCacggaatttttcgcggatctgAGATATTCGGCTTTAAAGTTTTTCGgatatttttgtgcatttttcttacaattttattaatttacaagTGAAACTTGGCATATGTTAAGCCTAAAGAAGGCTTTAAAGTCTAAATGGATGTCAAGTTTGAGgtctctatctcttatagtttccgagcTATTCGACTTTAAAATGTcacagttatttttttttgcatttctaaCAATTGAATTTGCACGCTTTACAATTTGTAAGACCATCGCGTTGTACGCATTTCGAGGTTGCCTGTATAGAATCTCagttaccataagcttatctggacttCGAATTTGCCCTCAATCTGAGTTtgcaatgaaaaaatcacacctATCATAAGCCCGTTTAGGCTTATCGTTGACTTTATTTTCAAATCTTTCATAAATAAATGTGCTATAATGGTTCTAGAGAGACAGCCTTAAATGTATGTGAGTCAATTTTATAAGGAgacaaattgtaatttatttgtgctgtttgttatatttatttatttagcattTTAGCTTTTATAGAAATGGTTCTAGTGTGATAGTGTGAAGCCCGTATTAATGATTCGTTTCTCAAATAAAATCTTCAAGCAATCTGTTACAGTTACAGTCTTCCCAAGTGGGTCTCGGCTAGAATAGAACCGtctatgattgagctgtgcgtgtttttaaacgcaatctgaaccgttttatgattgagctgtgcgtgttttaactCTTTCTTCTCCTTTGAGACTCTGGGTACTAGGGtatttcaacaaggaaaaaaattttttagcactattctcagggtggtgtatttgatgagacaagaaaggttttcttcgacgaccatatgatcaaacgctgtttagaggtggctgaacgacttttctgattttacactacagagaggatcgttcagccacctctaaacgatgtctgatcatatggtcgtcgaagaaaaacttttttgtctcatcaaatacagcaccctgagaatagtcccaaaattttttttccttgttaaaACACCctactgggtacccatggaagaaagaattttttttggactatttagaatcgataaaatccCATTCTTGttgatgattacaaactataaggatctttaaatctaggatattttttgcgtgatcctaattaactcctgagttaaaatatttttggttaaaaaacgtgaattttcgattttctactTTCTAAGACATTTAAAGTACtattacacattttccggagtaattcacaatcaaaaatctcgcggcactatttaaaattgagcaaaattcttgcaaaatgtgtcctgactgagaattttcaagtaaattctaaaaaacttataatgctcaattagctcaattgaatttaaaattaaattgtgaaaatcctagtgtgatataGTACTCTAAGATTTTTTCCTAATGCTAGGCGCGttacagtaaattttttatGCAAGTAAAAATTCGCTAGACATTCTTAGAATAGAGATTTCTAGGCATTATTAGTCCCACAAGCAgagcttaaatttttaaatccttGTAAAATAAACACTTTTATAACTGAACTAATAGTATCAAACCGAATTTGATGACCCCCTGCCCTACAACTCTTCAGATCAGGCAAAGTTCATGCAAGATCCGGCAGTTGCGCTACCCATTTGCAGCAAATAAATagcatgcagcatatgctgcatttTGCCGGAGaaaaaaataacccaaaaaagGTAATTATGAGGATTAATTCCGCCAAGATTCTCATTATATAACGGCATACATCGGGCCACAACTAAATACTATGAGATTGTAAATAGCTCTCTGATGTGTATTGGTCAAGGGGACAACAAAAAAAACGCGAGCTGATGATTCTTGCTGGAGAACTTTGTCCTCTAGATTTGAGCTTCACAGTCATCGTGAATTCCAGCGATAAGACCCACGATACCCACCCAATCACCGTTGGCATCAACTTGTCTCCCAACCAAGATACCACTAAAACACCAGGTGAGTCTCCCGGTCTCATCTTGAGCCAAATACATCCCAAAATACAAATCAAAATATTCCTTCTTGCTTTTACTCACCTTCTATCATCTTTTTCAATTCACTAACTGTCGTGTTGTCTTTGGCGTctgtaaaaattgttgttttcttTCGCCGAATCATGAGAAAAACGTCCTGAAATTGGAAGGGAAGCAGTAAATTTGG is from Phlebotomus papatasi isolate M1 chromosome 1, Ppap_2.1, whole genome shotgun sequence and encodes:
- the LOC129799942 gene encoding esterase AGAP003155, with the translated sequence MSDQEDSGAAGGSSSVEIQRKDRLRVLCIHGYRQNEFSFRSKIGSFRKYVDKYAEFVFISAPHQAPPFPGEEDKGLNENQKSWWFNKPDGHFRGIYKGGPVVGFEESLRLVEETWEKQGPFQGLLGFSQGGCFVGLLSHLAERGMITRLKPEFVVIASGFRSLSLAHLNYYENTVKIPSLHIYGENDDIIPTEMSETLASGFENKAVVTHSGGHYFPATAAQKSAYVEFFRDRLQEHLEAAELQNN
- the LOC129799944 gene encoding elongin-B, with the protein product MDVFLMIRRKKTTIFTDAKDNTTVSELKKMIEGILKIRPRDQQLYNKDNTVMEDDKPLQDYGISIVTAKAQAPAQLGLAIRTETGEFEALEITPYSSPPDLPDVMKNQEAANGQEQVA